Proteins from one Deinococcus apachensis DSM 19763 genomic window:
- a CDS encoding M3 family metallopeptidase, which translates to MTQAPPAPVRSDNPLLNVGFRIPFDQIRPEHAEPAVDALLAQTQERLETLARAGERDYADFMADLDTLTEQLDTVRVIVGHLDGVVTSPEWQAAKRAILPKVTEFYTQLSLHPGLWAALKGFAETEAGRTLDPVRARHLKLTIDEFRREGADLPEDQKARLLEVNTRLAQVTNDFAKNVLDATAAYELIVPESRLAGVPERVREATRLDAQAHGHPEGHRLTLHQPVVEPVLTYADDRELRRELWLAQNSVGSQPGRDNRPLVLEILKLRREQARILGFRDFADYVLEDRMAGGGERALTFERDLEARVRPFFERENAELQAFYRDQSGQDAPALEAWDVGYWAEKQRQAKYDFDEEALRPYFELDRVLAGLFELVNRVFGITVRQGEAPGWHPEVRYYDILDEGGTHVASFYTDWFPRDTKRAGAWMNAFVTGGPRERGVEPHLGLMCGNMTPPSGNNPALLSLREVETVFHEFGHLLHHALSRVPVRSLSGTRVAWDFVELPSQIMENWVMEREALDLFARHYQTGERLPDELFDRMVAARNYRAANATMRQLSFGTVDLELHVEFDPDAPDADPIRVAREVMGRFYPYPLPGDYARIAQFGHLFSSPVGYGAGYYSYKWAEVLDADAFSRFAQEGIFNRETGRAYVDTILSRGNSAEAAQLYRDFMGRDPDAEALLRRSGLVEA; encoded by the coding sequence ATGACGCAAGCGCCCCCTGCGCCCGTTCGGAGTGACAATCCTCTTCTGAACGTCGGCTTTCGCATTCCCTTCGACCAGATTCGGCCTGAACACGCGGAACCCGCTGTCGACGCGTTGCTCGCGCAGACGCAGGAACGCCTGGAGACCCTGGCCCGGGCGGGCGAGCGGGACTACGCGGATTTCATGGCCGACCTCGACACGTTGACCGAGCAGCTTGACACGGTGCGCGTGATTGTGGGGCACCTCGACGGCGTGGTGACCAGCCCCGAGTGGCAGGCGGCCAAGCGCGCGATCCTGCCCAAGGTCACCGAGTTCTACACCCAGCTCAGCCTCCACCCCGGCCTGTGGGCGGCGCTGAAGGGCTTTGCCGAGACGGAGGCGGGGCGGACGCTCGACCCGGTGCGCGCCAGGCACCTCAAACTCACCATCGACGAGTTCCGCCGCGAGGGCGCCGATCTTCCGGAAGACCAGAAGGCCCGGCTGCTGGAGGTCAACACCCGCCTCGCGCAGGTCACGAACGACTTCGCCAAGAACGTTCTCGACGCGACCGCCGCTTACGAACTCATCGTGCCCGAGTCGCGGCTCGCGGGTGTGCCCGAGCGGGTGCGCGAGGCCACCCGGCTCGACGCCCAGGCGCACGGGCATCCGGAAGGCCACCGCCTGACGCTGCACCAGCCCGTCGTCGAACCCGTCCTGACCTACGCCGACGACCGCGAACTGCGCCGCGAACTCTGGCTCGCGCAGAATTCGGTGGGCTCGCAGCCGGGGCGCGACAACCGGCCCCTGGTGCTGGAGATCCTGAAACTGCGGCGCGAGCAGGCCCGCATCCTGGGCTTCCGCGACTTCGCCGACTACGTGCTGGAGGACCGCATGGCGGGCGGCGGCGAGCGGGCGCTGACCTTCGAGCGCGACCTCGAAGCCCGCGTGCGCCCCTTCTTCGAACGCGAGAACGCCGAGCTGCAAGCCTTCTACCGCGATCAATCCGGACAGGACGCGCCCGCCCTGGAGGCCTGGGACGTCGGCTACTGGGCCGAGAAGCAGCGCCAGGCCAAGTACGACTTCGACGAGGAGGCCCTGCGCCCCTACTTCGAGCTCGACCGGGTGCTCGCGGGCCTCTTCGAGCTCGTGAACCGGGTGTTCGGGATCACGGTGCGCCAGGGCGAGGCCCCCGGCTGGCACCCCGAGGTCCGTTACTACGACATCCTCGATGAGGGGGGCACGCACGTCGCCTCCTTCTACACCGACTGGTTCCCGCGCGACACCAAGCGGGCGGGCGCGTGGATGAACGCCTTCGTGACGGGCGGCCCGCGTGAGCGTGGGGTCGAGCCCCACCTCGGCCTGATGTGCGGCAACATGACGCCCCCCTCCGGGAACAACCCCGCGCTGCTCTCCCTGCGCGAGGTCGAAACCGTCTTCCACGAGTTCGGCCACCTGCTGCACCACGCGCTCTCCCGCGTGCCCGTCCGCAGCCTCAGCGGCACCCGCGTCGCCTGGGACTTCGTAGAGCTGCCCTCGCAGATCATGGAGAACTGGGTGATGGAGCGGGAGGCCCTGGACCTCTTCGCCCGGCACTACCAGACGGGCGAGCGGCTGCCGGACGAGCTGTTTGACCGCATGGTCGCCGCTCGCAACTACCGCGCGGCGAACGCCACCATGCGCCAGCTCTCCTTCGGCACGGTGGACCTGGAACTGCACGTCGAGTTCGACCCCGACGCGCCGGACGCCGACCCCATCCGCGTGGCGCGCGAGGTGATGGGCCGCTTCTACCCCTACCCGCTGCCCGGGGACTACGCCCGCATCGCGCAGTTCGGCCACCTGTTCTCCAGCCCGGTCGGGTACGGCGCCGGGTACTACTCCTACAAGTGGGCCGAGGTCCTGGACGCCGACGCCTTCTCCCGCTTCGCGCAGGAGGGCATCTTCAACCGCGAGACGGGCCGCGCCTACGTGGACACCATCCTCAGCCGCGGCAACAGCGCCGAGGCCGCCCAGCTCTACCGTGACTTCATGGGCCGCGACCCCGACGCCGAGGCGCTGCTGCGGCGCAGCGGGCTTGTAGAGGCGTAA
- the queA gene encoding tRNA preQ1(34) S-adenosylmethionine ribosyltransferase-isomerase QueA yields the protein MTRPDADAVLARLAFELPPERIAQTGAEPRDSSRLMVVRERIEHHVFWELPELLQAGDLLVFNESRVIPARVMARKPVVNGHGGGQIEVLLLREEEANVWSAYLKPAKRAGKELWLGQPGGTQHRAEVVGTLPDGARLLRFDHDLKPHLDEIGRLPLPPYIDAGDSDETWRERYQTVYAREPGSVAAPTAGLHFTPELLARLDEAGVERHTLTLHVGAGTFRPITGPVAEHVMHAERYAISGRTAAAINRAKAEGRRVIAVGTTTVRALESSANEDGTVNPGEGDTRIFITPGIPLRVPDLLITNLHLPGSTLLLLVAAFAGEQRIRAAYDAALAGSYRFYSLGDAMLLQKGG from the coding sequence ATGACCCGGCCTGATGCGGACGCCGTTCTCGCCCGCCTCGCCTTCGAGCTGCCCCCCGAGCGCATCGCGCAGACGGGCGCCGAACCGCGCGACTCGTCCCGGCTGATGGTGGTCCGGGAGCGGATCGAGCACCACGTTTTCTGGGAGTTGCCGGAGCTGCTGCAGGCCGGGGACCTGCTCGTCTTCAACGAGAGCCGCGTCATTCCCGCCCGGGTGATGGCGCGCAAACCGGTCGTGAACGGCCACGGCGGCGGCCAGATCGAGGTCCTCCTGCTGCGGGAGGAGGAGGCGAACGTCTGGTCCGCCTACCTCAAACCCGCCAAGCGCGCCGGGAAGGAACTTTGGCTGGGCCAGCCTGGGGGAACACAGCACCGGGCGGAAGTGGTCGGCACCCTCCCCGACGGCGCCCGTCTGCTGCGCTTTGATCACGACCTCAAGCCCCATCTGGACGAGATCGGGCGGTTGCCGCTCCCGCCCTACATCGACGCGGGGGACAGCGACGAGACGTGGCGCGAGCGCTACCAGACGGTGTATGCCCGCGAGCCCGGGAGTGTGGCCGCACCCACGGCGGGGCTGCACTTCACCCCGGAACTCCTCGCCCGGCTGGATGAGGCGGGGGTGGAGCGCCACACCCTCACCCTGCATGTCGGTGCAGGCACGTTCCGGCCTATCACGGGCCCCGTGGCCGAGCACGTGATGCACGCCGAGCGGTACGCGATCAGTGGGCGTACCGCAGCGGCGATCAACCGGGCGAAGGCGGAGGGGCGGCGCGTCATCGCCGTGGGGACGACCACCGTTCGGGCGCTGGAGAGCAGCGCCAACGAGGACGGCACCGTGAATCCCGGCGAGGGAGACACCCGCATCTTCATCACGCCGGGGATACCTCTGCGCGTGCCCGATCTGCTCATCACCAACCTGCATCTGCCGGGTTCCACCCTGCTGCTCCTCGTCGCCGCCTTCGCCGGGGAGCAGCGCATCCGGGCCGCGTACGACGCCGCGCTCGCGGGGAGCTACCGCTTCTACTCTCTGGGGGACGCGATGCTGCTGCAGAAAGGCGGCTGA
- a CDS encoding aminopeptidase encodes MTSEAPASALQSARQAYEAFKARGLKLNMQRGQPSDADFDLSNGMIGVLGEGDVRMDGQDLRNYPGGVTGLPSARAMFAHYLDVKAENMLVWNNSSLELQGLVLTFALLHGVRGSSAPWITQSPKIIVTVPGYDRHFLLLQTLGFELLTVDMQPDGPDIDAIERLAGTDPSVKGVLFVPTYSNPGGESISAEKARRLAGLQAAAPDFTIFADDAYRAHHLYEENRDEPVNFVVLSRDAGYPDRSFVFASTSKITFAGAGLGFMASSEDNIRWLSKYLNAQSIGPNKLEQARHVRFLENYPRGLEGLMSAHAALIAPKFRVVDEVLHSELGGNGEYATWTSPKGGYFISLDTAEPVAARVVELAEGAGVSLTPAGATYPAGQDRAGRNIRLAPTRPPLEEVRLAMQVVAACVRLATEEYRQGRGQAGR; translated from the coding sequence ATGACGAGTGAAGCCCCGGCTTCGGCCCTCCAGTCAGCCCGCCAGGCCTACGAAGCCTTCAAAGCGCGCGGCCTGAAGCTCAACATGCAGCGGGGGCAGCCCTCCGACGCGGACTTCGACCTCTCGAACGGGATGATCGGCGTGCTGGGCGAGGGTGACGTGAGGATGGACGGCCAGGACCTGCGAAACTACCCGGGCGGCGTGACGGGCCTGCCGTCCGCGCGGGCGATGTTCGCCCACTACCTCGACGTGAAGGCCGAGAACATGCTGGTGTGGAACAACTCCAGCCTGGAGCTTCAGGGGCTGGTGCTGACCTTCGCCCTGCTGCACGGCGTCCGGGGCAGCAGCGCCCCCTGGATCACGCAGTCTCCCAAGATCATCGTGACGGTGCCGGGGTACGACCGCCACTTCCTGCTGCTGCAGACGCTGGGCTTCGAGCTGCTGACCGTGGACATGCAGCCCGACGGGCCGGATATAGACGCCATCGAGCGGCTGGCGGGCACTGACCCCTCGGTGAAGGGCGTGCTGTTCGTGCCCACCTACTCCAACCCGGGCGGCGAGTCGATCAGCGCGGAGAAGGCGCGGCGGCTGGCGGGGCTTCAGGCGGCGGCCCCCGACTTCACCATCTTTGCGGACGACGCCTATCGGGCCCACCACCTATACGAGGAGAACCGCGACGAGCCCGTGAACTTCGTGGTGCTCTCGCGGGACGCCGGATACCCGGACCGCTCGTTCGTGTTCGCCTCAACCTCCAAGATCACCTTCGCGGGGGCGGGGCTGGGCTTCATGGCGAGCAGCGAGGACAACATCCGCTGGCTGTCGAAGTACCTGAACGCCCAGAGCATCGGCCCGAACAAGCTGGAGCAGGCGCGGCACGTCCGCTTTCTGGAGAATTATCCGAGAGGCCTGGAGGGCTTGATGAGCGCGCACGCGGCCCTGATCGCCCCCAAGTTCCGCGTGGTGGACGAGGTGCTGCACTCAGAACTGGGTGGAAACGGCGAGTACGCGACCTGGACCTCCCCGAAGGGCGGGTACTTCATCAGCCTGGACACGGCCGAGCCGGTGGCGGCGCGGGTGGTCGAACTCGCCGAGGGGGCGGGAGTCAGCCTCACGCCTGCCGGGGCGACGTATCCGGCGGGGCAGGACCGGGCGGGGCGCAACATCCGCCTGGCGCCAACGCGCCCGCCGCTGGAGGAGGTCCGGCTCGCCATGCAGGTCGTCGCGGCATGCGTCCGGCTGGCGACGGAGGAATACCGGCAGGGCCGGGGGCAGGCGGGACGCTGA
- a CDS encoding MarR family winged helix-turn-helix transcriptional regulator, which yields MPTRYPGSPEERAALDAYIKLWRAAHAVEVAANRHLTDHGLTISQFGVIEALYHLGPLSQRQLANKILRSSGNLTMVIDNLERDGLVRRERNPQDRRVMNVFLTPEGEALVARVLPNHVRGIRDVFAGLTPQELGQLAALTRKLGRGLSGVGEEVAALGGTRRDS from the coding sequence ATGCCCACCCGCTACCCAGGCTCGCCGGAGGAACGCGCGGCGCTCGACGCCTACATCAAGCTGTGGCGTGCGGCGCACGCCGTCGAGGTGGCGGCCAACCGGCATCTAACAGACCACGGGCTGACCATCAGCCAGTTCGGCGTGATCGAGGCGCTCTACCACCTGGGGCCGCTCAGCCAGCGCCAGCTTGCCAACAAGATTCTGCGGTCCAGCGGCAACCTCACGATGGTGATCGACAACCTGGAGCGCGACGGCCTGGTGCGCCGCGAGCGCAACCCGCAGGACCGCCGCGTGATGAACGTCTTTCTCACCCCGGAGGGCGAGGCCCTCGTCGCACGCGTGCTGCCGAACCACGTGCGCGGCATCCGGGACGTATTCGCCGGACTGACGCCACAGGAGCTGGGCCAACTCGCCGCCCTGACCCGCAAGCTGGGGCGCGGATTGAGCGGGGTGGGTGAGGAGGTGGCCGCGTTGGGTGGCACCCGACGCGACTCCTGA
- a CDS encoding GNAT family N-acetyltransferase — protein sequence MDERQQVLPPGVVLHRATPADLPTVAAFLTLAHPESPVAPEELEAQDARRLPGEPHVRTLAVREGGLVGLAETGVPRMDSHDGWLDVTVRTLPELAGGPLAQALLAHAEEYALAHGAHTLVTRVREDWWEKSFYEARGYTEHDRMWVSTLDLRTLDPARFAGLEERVRAAGVRIAPLSELVSDLGEAAQRQLYALVAALLRDVPTTTPVSVWPFEVWQRRVPDRINPQGLFLAVAPDGEWVGLSELYLPIATRPGTLHNGLTGVLPAWRGCGLALALKLAAARAGLARGFTHSRTSNHAINLPMLAVNERLGFVREAALVMLTREVSDSRQAGGG from the coding sequence ATGGACGAGCGACAGCAGGTTCTTCCGCCCGGCGTGGTCCTCCACCGGGCGACGCCCGCCGACCTTCCGACCGTCGCGGCGTTCCTGACCCTGGCGCACCCCGAGTCCCCGGTCGCCCCCGAGGAGTTGGAGGCGCAGGACGCCCGCCGCCTGCCCGGCGAGCCGCACGTCCGCACCCTCGCCGTGCGGGAGGGCGGCCTCGTCGGTCTGGCCGAGACCGGCGTGCCCCGGATGGACAGCCACGACGGCTGGCTGGACGTGACCGTAAGGACGCTGCCCGAACTCGCCGGGGGCCCCCTCGCGCAGGCACTTCTCGCCCACGCCGAGGAGTATGCCCTCGCGCACGGCGCCCACACCCTGGTTACCCGTGTGCGCGAGGACTGGTGGGAAAAGTCCTTCTACGAGGCGCGCGGGTATACCGAACACGACCGCATGTGGGTCAGCACGCTCGACCTGCGGACGCTCGACCCCGCCCGGTTCGCCGGGCTGGAGGAGCGGGTGAGGGCGGCGGGCGTGCGAATCGCACCACTGAGTGAACTGGTGAGCGACCTCGGCGAGGCCGCGCAGCGCCAGCTCTACGCCCTGGTCGCCGCCCTGCTCCGCGACGTGCCCACGACCACGCCGGTCAGCGTGTGGCCGTTCGAGGTCTGGCAGCGCCGAGTGCCCGACCGGATCAACCCGCAAGGTTTATTTCTCGCCGTGGCCCCCGATGGCGAGTGGGTGGGGCTGAGCGAGCTGTACCTCCCCATCGCCACACGCCCGGGGACGCTGCACAACGGCCTGACAGGCGTCCTCCCAGCGTGGCGCGGGTGCGGCCTAGCCCTCGCCCTGAAGCTGGCCGCTGCCCGGGCGGGGCTCGCCCGGGGATTCACCCACTCCCGGACCAGCAACCACGCCATCAACCTCCCCATGCTCGCGGTCAACGAGCGGCTGGGCTTCGTGCGCGAGGCCGCGCTGGTGATGCTGACGCGGGAGGTCAGTGATTCGCGGCAGGCGGGGGGAGGCTGA
- a CDS encoding DUF2259 domain-containing protein: MRTRWTTALTLLALASTALAGNRLEVRQVAFSADGSRALVVTGGVLDGSGFSHAAVQALDTRTGHTLLKAAAQSETQPVSTVVNALLTRERPRLAPLGLTPGRAARPVFAQPVPTHAPVWTEGTPAGSALVAPVRLWTRPVPVRLSVQRLPSSCRFSGLLPRGEGPAGFTLTVSGQTVHSDRVLPAGRECAARYALERVYVQGNRAVFIVRAYTPGFEGPNAEVVPVAARLR, from the coding sequence ATGCGTACCCGATGGACGACCGCACTGACCCTGCTGGCCCTCGCCTCGACTGCCCTGGCCGGAAACCGCCTGGAGGTGCGGCAGGTGGCCTTTTCTGCCGACGGCTCCCGGGCACTGGTGGTGACGGGCGGCGTGCTGGATGGCAGCGGCTTCAGCCACGCCGCCGTGCAGGCCCTCGACACCCGGACGGGCCACACGCTGCTCAAAGCCGCCGCCCAGTCCGAGACGCAGCCCGTCTCTACTGTCGTAAACGCCCTGCTGACGCGTGAGCGCCCCCGCCTCGCCCCGCTGGGCCTGACCCCCGGGCGGGCGGCGCGGCCCGTCTTCGCCCAGCCGGTCCCCACCCACGCCCCCGTCTGGACGGAGGGCACGCCTGCCGGAAGCGCCCTCGTCGCGCCCGTGCGGCTGTGGACGCGCCCGGTCCCGGTACGGCTGAGTGTGCAGCGCCTGCCCTCGAGTTGCCGCTTTTCCGGATTGCTCCCGCGTGGGGAGGGTCCCGCCGGATTCACCCTGACCGTGAGCGGGCAGACTGTCCACAGCGACCGCGTCCTGCCCGCCGGACGGGAGTGCGCCGCCCGCTACGCCCTGGAGCGGGTGTACGTGCAGGGGAACCGTGCCGTGTTCATCGTCCGCGCCTACACCCCGGGTTTCGAGGGGCCGAACGCGGAGGTCGTGCCGGTGGCGGCGCGGCTGCGCTAG
- the ndk gene encoding nucleoside-diphosphate kinase translates to MERTFAMIKPDGVRRGLTPEILARIQRKGYRVVGLKQMLIPRDVAETHYGEHRERPFFGELVDFITGGPVVAIALEGENAIAGWRAMMGATNPANAAPGSIRADFATTTGENVTHGSDSPESAARELALFFGEGELLA, encoded by the coding sequence ATGGAACGCACCTTTGCCATGATCAAGCCCGACGGCGTGCGCCGCGGCCTGACCCCCGAGATTCTCGCCCGCATCCAGCGCAAGGGCTACCGCGTGGTCGGCCTGAAGCAGATGCTGATTCCCCGCGATGTGGCCGAGACCCACTACGGCGAGCACCGCGAGCGCCCCTTCTTCGGGGAACTCGTCGACTTCATCACGGGCGGCCCGGTCGTCGCCATCGCGCTGGAGGGCGAGAACGCCATCGCGGGCTGGCGCGCGATGATGGGAGCCACCAACCCCGCCAACGCCGCTCCCGGCAGCATCCGCGCCGACTTCGCCACCACGACCGGCGAGAACGTGACCCACGGCAGCGACTCGCCCGAGAGCGCGGCCCGCGAGCTGGCGCTGTTCTTCGGCGAGGGCGAACTGCTCGCGTAA
- a CDS encoding MerR family transcriptional regulator, translated as MFRIGELARMAGVSVRTLHHYDDLGLLKPALTTESGHRLYAPAQLARLRRILALKTLGLTLDEIGRVPDGLPSTTLLARRRAELLAQRDALDGQIRRLDEVLCQERRMEHYQVELKDLPAYPVLAARGLAPDYRHVAAPMGELFGELGRAFESTGLRCVQPCAVVWHGGGYQSEEQIELEVAEGFEGEVPESGLPGGRVHRTELPATQVASTVHTGSYERLGEPYAALLAWMAREGFVSAGPVREVYLQQSTDEAGQVTELQIPVRRV; from the coding sequence ATGTTCAGAATCGGAGAATTGGCACGCATGGCCGGGGTCAGCGTCCGCACGCTGCACCATTACGATGACCTCGGCCTCCTCAAGCCCGCCCTCACGACGGAAAGCGGCCACCGCCTGTACGCGCCCGCGCAACTCGCGCGCCTGAGGCGCATCCTCGCCCTCAAGACCCTGGGGCTCACGCTCGACGAGATCGGGCGGGTCCCGGACGGGTTGCCCTCCACCACCCTCCTCGCCCGCCGCCGCGCCGAGTTGCTGGCCCAGCGCGACGCGCTCGACGGGCAGATCCGGCGCCTCGACGAGGTGCTGTGCCAGGAGCGACGTATGGAACATTATCAGGTCGAACTCAAGGATCTTCCGGCCTACCCCGTCCTTGCCGCTCGGGGCCTGGCCCCCGACTACCGCCACGTCGCCGCCCCGATGGGAGAGCTGTTCGGGGAGCTGGGGCGCGCCTTCGAGTCGACAGGACTGCGGTGCGTCCAGCCCTGCGCCGTGGTCTGGCACGGCGGGGGCTATCAGAGCGAGGAGCAGATCGAGCTGGAGGTGGCTGAGGGCTTCGAGGGCGAGGTGCCGGAGTCCGGCCTCCCGGGTGGGAGGGTTCACCGCACCGAACTGCCCGCCACCCAGGTCGCCTCCACCGTTCACACGGGCAGCTATGAACGGTTGGGTGAGCCCTACGCCGCCCTCCTCGCCTGGATGGCGCGGGAGGGCTTCGTCTCCGCCGGACCCGTGCGCGAGGTGTACCTCCAGCAGAGCACGGATGAGGCGGGGCAGGTGACCGAGTTGCAGATTCCGGTCCGGCGGGTCTGA
- a CDS encoding NYN domain-containing protein, whose protein sequence is MQYVVSRPRVGLFIDTQNLYHSARDLLERTVNFETILKVATEGRELVHAISYTVERENEATARPFIYKLSALGYKVRRMNLVLSHVAEGGKHIYEGNWDMGIVADMVRLMDHLDIVVLGSGDGDFTDIVEVLQERGKRVEVIAFREHTAQKLVDAADRFTHLPDIQDALMPARQKPEREKS, encoded by the coding sequence ATGCAGTACGTCGTTTCCCGCCCCCGCGTGGGCCTTTTTATCGACACCCAGAACCTCTACCACTCGGCGCGCGACCTGCTGGAGCGCACCGTCAACTTCGAGACGATCCTGAAGGTCGCCACCGAGGGACGCGAACTCGTCCACGCGATCTCCTACACGGTCGAGCGCGAGAACGAGGCGACGGCGCGGCCCTTCATCTACAAGCTCTCGGCGCTGGGGTACAAGGTGCGGCGCATGAACCTGGTCCTGAGCCATGTCGCCGAGGGCGGCAAGCACATCTACGAGGGCAACTGGGATATGGGCATCGTGGCCGACATGGTGCGCCTGATGGATCACCTCGACATCGTGGTGCTGGGGAGCGGCGACGGCGACTTCACCGACATCGTCGAGGTCTTGCAGGAGCGCGGCAAGCGGGTGGAGGTCATCGCCTTCCGCGAGCACACCGCGCAGAAACTGGTGGACGCCGCCGACCGCTTCACGCACCTGCCGGACATCCAGGACGCGCTGATGCCCGCCCGCCAGAAGCCAGAGCGGGAGAAGTCCTGA
- a CDS encoding VOC family protein, giving the protein MTSSTAIPGTTPVQGLHHVTVMASDPQRNIDFYSQVLGQRLVKVTVNFDDPGTYHFYYGDLTGQPGTIMTHFPWPGAKRGVRGNGEVVATAYSAPRASEDYWRARLTAQGLTPREGERFGERVLMVEDPDGTWVELLFDDGQPVQPWPASPVPAEHELRGFHSVTAWVRDTGPVRDLLVGRLGFTEVGSEPDAEGTRTRFRGSGEGVGLFVDVVERPGKGRGTFGAGSIHHVALRTRDDAEQEAYLTGLAEAGYQPTPVQDRQYFHSIYFREPNGVLFEIATDAPGFPDDEPVGELGGHLKLPAWYEPQRAAIEAHVPRIVNREYGVTIGGRELSANPAPQETPEVSGIEVHTAGRPLGEARVAMVLLHGRGGTAGDILSLADEFNLSAFAYLAPQAEGNSWYPLSFLAPVERNQPYLDRALATVEAVLGELEARGIPAGNVVLGGFSQGACLALEYASRSGRRLGGVAALSGGLITLDQTGDLGGLPVFMGVAPDDAHIPLSRFQESAEHLRSRGARVDDRVYPGLGHAINKDELDAVRRMMQGVGGQL; this is encoded by the coding sequence ATGACCTCCTCTACCGCCATTCCCGGCACCACGCCTGTGCAGGGTTTACATCACGTCACCGTGATGGCAAGTGACCCCCAGCGCAACATCGACTTCTATTCCCAGGTGTTGGGGCAACGACTCGTCAAGGTGACGGTGAATTTCGACGATCCAGGCACGTACCACTTCTACTACGGAGACCTGACCGGGCAGCCGGGCACGATCATGACCCACTTTCCCTGGCCGGGCGCCAAACGGGGTGTGCGCGGCAACGGGGAGGTCGTGGCGACGGCCTACAGCGCCCCCCGGGCGAGCGAGGATTATTGGCGGGCGCGGCTGACCGCGCAGGGCCTCACCCCGCGGGAGGGCGAACGCTTCGGTGAGCGGGTGCTGATGGTGGAGGACCCGGACGGGACCTGGGTGGAGTTGCTCTTCGACGACGGCCAGCCCGTGCAGCCCTGGCCCGCCAGCCCGGTCCCCGCCGAGCACGAGTTGCGCGGCTTCCACTCGGTCACCGCCTGGGTGCGGGACACCGGGCCGGTGCGGGACCTCTTGGTGGGGCGGCTGGGCTTCACCGAGGTGGGGAGCGAGCCGGACGCTGAGGGCACCCGCACCCGCTTCCGGGGCAGCGGCGAGGGGGTGGGCCTCTTTGTGGACGTGGTCGAGCGGCCCGGCAAGGGGCGGGGGACCTTCGGGGCGGGGAGCATCCACCACGTCGCCCTGCGGACGCGCGACGATGCCGAGCAGGAGGCGTACCTGACGGGCCTGGCCGAGGCGGGGTATCAGCCCACGCCCGTGCAGGACCGGCAGTATTTCCACTCCATCTACTTCCGCGAGCCGAACGGCGTGCTGTTCGAGATTGCCACCGACGCCCCCGGCTTCCCGGACGACGAGCCGGTGGGGGAGCTGGGCGGGCACCTCAAGCTCCCCGCGTGGTACGAGCCCCAGCGCGCGGCCATCGAGGCGCATGTGCCGAGGATCGTGAACCGCGAGTACGGCGTGACCATCGGCGGCCGGGAGCTGAGCGCGAACCCTGCCCCCCAAGAGACGCCCGAAGTCTCAGGAATCGAGGTGCACACCGCTGGCCGTCCCCTGGGCGAGGCGCGGGTGGCGATGGTCCTGCTCCACGGGCGGGGCGGCACGGCGGGGGACATCCTCTCGCTCGCGGACGAATTCAACCTCAGTGCCTTCGCGTACCTGGCCCCGCAGGCGGAGGGGAACTCGTGGTATCCCCTCTCCTTCCTCGCGCCCGTCGAGCGCAACCAGCCGTACCTGGACCGGGCCCTCGCCACGGTGGAGGCCGTGCTGGGCGAATTGGAGGCGCGGGGCATTCCGGCGGGGAACGTGGTGCTGGGCGGCTTCTCGCAGGGGGCGTGCCTGGCGCTGGAGTACGCCAGCCGCAGCGGGAGGAGGCTGGGCGGCGTGGCGGCGCTGAGCGGCGGGCTGATCACCCTGGATCAGACGGGTGACCTGGGTGGCCTTCCTGTCTTCATGGGCGTGGCCCCCGACGACGCGCACATTCCCCTGTCGCGCTTTCAGGAGAGCGCCGAACACCTGCGCTCGCGGGGCGCGCGGGTGGACGACCGGGTGTACCCTGGCCTGGGCCACGCGATCAACAAGGACGAGCTGGACGCGGTGCGCCGGATGATGCAGGGGGTGGGGGGGCAGCTCTGA